The following proteins come from a genomic window of Nitrospira sp.:
- a CDS encoding Acetyl-CoA synthetase yields MSEKIETLLKESRTYQPTAKTIAASSIKDYETEYKQSIADPETFWSTEAKELEWFSPWDKVLEWEYPWAKWFVGARCNIAYNCLDRHITTWRKNKVALIWVGENDQERIFTYADLYRQVNRCANALKKLGLRRGDRVTIYLPKIPEQVIAMLACARIGVIHSVVYSGFSAPALASRINDAESKVVITADVGFDRGKAIQLKSVVDEAIKTCPTIDHVVVVRRQIDGPPLSLPKEIDWKEWIDNERAVCEAEQLDAEAPLYILYTSGTTGRPKGVVHVHGGYMVGTYTTTKYVFDLKDDDVYFCVADPGWVTGHSYIVYGPLLNGATILTAEGKPDYPNPGRWWDLIERYGVSIFYTTPTAIRLLMRYGEDWPKKFDLSTLRILGSVGEPINPEAWEWFHRVTGEDKPIMDTWWQTETGSILITPLPTVPLKPGSATRPFLGIEADVVDREGKSLPPNAGGFAVIKKPWPAMMRTIYKDPDRYKAYWSTIPNCYTAGDVCHKDADGYFWFMGRADDVIKVAGNRLGTAEVESALVSHPAVAEAAVIGKPHKTVGESIKAFIILKQGEQESPALIKSIKDQVLKELGKIGVPAEIDIVSSLPKTRSGKIMRRVLKAKELGQDPGDISTIEE; encoded by the coding sequence ATGAGCGAAAAGATTGAGACCCTGTTGAAGGAAAGTCGGACATACCAGCCGACCGCGAAGACGATCGCCGCTTCCTCCATCAAAGACTACGAGACCGAGTACAAACAATCCATCGCAGACCCTGAAACATTTTGGAGCACTGAAGCCAAGGAGCTGGAGTGGTTTTCTCCTTGGGATAAGGTCCTGGAGTGGGAGTATCCATGGGCGAAATGGTTTGTCGGCGCACGATGCAACATCGCCTACAACTGCCTGGACCGCCATATCACGACCTGGCGCAAGAACAAGGTGGCGCTGATCTGGGTCGGCGAAAACGATCAGGAACGAATCTTCACCTATGCGGACCTGTACCGGCAAGTGAACCGCTGTGCCAACGCTCTCAAAAAGCTCGGCCTCCGGCGAGGCGATCGCGTCACCATCTATTTGCCGAAGATACCCGAACAAGTCATCGCCATGCTGGCTTGCGCCAGGATCGGCGTCATCCATAGCGTCGTCTATTCAGGTTTCAGCGCCCCTGCCCTCGCCAGCCGCATCAACGATGCGGAATCCAAAGTTGTGATTACCGCCGATGTCGGGTTCGACCGCGGCAAGGCTATCCAACTGAAATCGGTCGTGGACGAGGCGATCAAGACCTGCCCGACGATCGACCACGTGGTGGTCGTACGCCGCCAGATTGACGGTCCACCCCTTTCCCTTCCAAAGGAAATTGATTGGAAGGAGTGGATCGACAATGAGCGAGCGGTTTGCGAAGCAGAACAGCTGGATGCCGAAGCACCGCTCTATATTCTCTATACGTCCGGCACGACCGGTCGGCCGAAGGGCGTTGTCCATGTCCATGGAGGATACATGGTCGGTACCTATACGACGACCAAGTATGTGTTTGACCTGAAAGATGATGACGTGTACTTCTGCGTGGCTGACCCGGGGTGGGTCACAGGCCACAGCTACATTGTCTACGGTCCACTCCTCAACGGCGCAACGATCCTGACGGCGGAAGGGAAGCCGGATTATCCGAATCCTGGCCGCTGGTGGGATCTCATCGAACGGTATGGGGTTTCGATTTTCTATACGACCCCGACCGCGATCCGACTGCTCATGCGCTACGGCGAAGACTGGCCGAAGAAATTCGATCTCTCGACGCTCCGTATCCTGGGGAGCGTCGGAGAACCGATCAATCCGGAAGCCTGGGAATGGTTTCATCGAGTGACCGGCGAAGACAAACCCATCATGGACACCTGGTGGCAGACGGAAACGGGATCGATCTTGATCACCCCGCTTCCCACCGTACCGCTGAAACCCGGCTCGGCCACCCGCCCATTTCTTGGCATTGAAGCCGATGTCGTCGATCGCGAGGGAAAGAGCCTCCCCCCGAACGCCGGCGGCTTTGCCGTCATTAAAAAACCCTGGCCGGCCATGATGCGCACCATTTACAAGGATCCTGATCGTTATAAGGCCTACTGGTCCACCATTCCCAATTGCTATACGGCCGGCGACGTCTGTCATAAAGACGCAGACGGCTACTTTTGGTTCATGGGCCGAGCGGATGACGTGATCAAAGTCGCAGGCAATCGGCTCGGCACCGCTGAAGTGGAAAGCGCATTGGTCAGTCACCCAGCCGTCGCGGAGGCTGCCGTGATCGGCAAGCCGCATAAGACAGTCGGTGAATCCATTAAAGCCTTCATCATCTTGAAACAGGGAGAGCAGGAAAGTCCGGCGCTGATCAAGTCGATCAAGGACCAGGTCCTGAAAGAATTGGGCAAGATCGGCGTCCCGGCTGAGATCGATATCGTCTCGTCTCTCCCCAAGACTCGGTCAGGGAAAATCATGCGCCGCGTACTCAAAGCGAAAGAGCTCGGGCAAGACCCGGGAGATATCTCGACGATCGAAGAGTAG
- a CDS encoding Ribonuclease HII — protein MKKPTIFAAAISIGIMTLFLQIIGPALTFAADQEPKTKPHSKTVKPKTVKPKAVKPKTVKPKIEKPEIAKPKTAEPETVRPEAVQPKTVEPKVVQPNIEPKLQTPETAAESGACFGVAPQIESLVPDEGEPGVKVAIKGTEFGSPDCLRGVSFGPGHASDFTMKDESTIVATVPTDSHKGLVMVTVTTASGEDSKVFMVK, from the coding sequence ATGAAGAAACCAACGATTTTCGCTGCGGCGATTTCGATCGGTATCATGACCCTGTTCTTACAGATAATCGGTCCCGCACTCACGTTTGCAGCGGATCAGGAACCAAAGACCAAACCGCACTCCAAGACCGTCAAACCAAAAACCGTCAAGCCCAAGGCTGTCAAACCAAAGACCGTCAAACCCAAGATCGAGAAACCCGAGATCGCCAAACCCAAAACCGCCGAACCCGAGACTGTCCGGCCCGAGGCCGTCCAACCCAAGACTGTAGAACCCAAGGTCGTCCAACCCAATATCGAACCGAAACTCCAAACACCTGAAACTGCGGCGGAGAGCGGCGCCTGTTTCGGTGTTGCTCCACAGATCGAAAGCCTTGTCCCCGATGAAGGAGAACCCGGTGTGAAAGTCGCGATCAAAGGGACCGAGTTCGGCTCGCCGGACTGCTTGCGAGGCGTATCCTTCGGTCCAGGCCATGCTTCCGACTTCACCATGAAAGACGAATCCACCATCGTAGCAACAGTCCCAACCGATAGCCATAAGGGCCTCGTCATGGTCACCGTCACCACGGCTTCCGGAGAAGATTCCAAAGTGTTCATGGTGAAATAG
- a CDS encoding alpha-keto acid decarboxylase family protein, producing MSDKATIGSAVLNRLHRLGVRHIFGIPGDYVLSLYQLIEASPIKHIGTTREDCAGFAADAYARINGIGAVCVTYCVGGLNTVNAIACAYAERSPVVLLTGSPGLSERTRTPYLHHMVRDFGTQREVFERMTVAAVTLDDPLTAEREMDRAFAALLRYRRPIYIEIPRDMVHCPLTGGMKPFCIEDTPSDPAALEEAISEVRIMLASAKRPAMLVGAEVGRFGLQDDLARLVERLNIPIASTLLGKSIIREDHPLYVGVYGGLIGREEVQQFINDSDCLLILGSILSDVEDLDATSPLLSEGRTIHATADRVAIKHHRYESIKFQDFVRSLVRSPLPSFSHSQRPLPTLAVPAPSAPDLDAPVTLEGLFRHLDTVLTEKTVVIADVGESLFAAADLHVRHRFEFLSPAYYTSMGFAVPAALGASFADPGLRSIVLVGDGAFQMTGTELASCVRYGQTPIVILLNNRGYSTEREILEGPFNDVHEWQYDKVCDLIGGGRGSRVSTQREFEQSLAAAFADHHQLHVLNVLLSPSDRSPGMVRLARRLGKKLSTDKP from the coding sequence ATGAGCGACAAAGCGACGATTGGGTCAGCGGTCTTGAATCGCCTGCATCGCCTCGGCGTCCGCCATATCTTCGGCATTCCCGGCGATTACGTGCTGTCCCTCTACCAACTGATCGAAGCCTCACCGATCAAGCATATCGGGACAACCAGAGAAGATTGCGCCGGCTTTGCGGCGGACGCGTATGCCCGCATCAATGGCATCGGAGCGGTCTGCGTCACCTATTGCGTCGGCGGGCTCAACACCGTCAACGCCATTGCCTGCGCCTATGCCGAGCGGTCGCCGGTGGTTCTGTTGACCGGATCACCGGGGCTCTCCGAACGGACTCGCACGCCCTATCTGCATCATATGGTTCGCGACTTCGGCACGCAACGAGAGGTCTTCGAGCGAATGACCGTTGCCGCGGTGACGCTGGATGATCCCTTGACTGCAGAGCGGGAGATGGATCGGGCCTTTGCCGCCTTGCTGCGCTACCGCCGTCCTATTTATATCGAAATTCCAAGGGACATGGTTCACTGTCCACTGACAGGAGGCATGAAACCGTTCTGCATTGAGGATACGCCGAGTGACCCGGCCGCCCTGGAAGAGGCGATCAGTGAAGTGCGGATCATGCTCGCCTCGGCCAAACGACCGGCCATGCTTGTCGGAGCGGAAGTGGGTCGGTTCGGCCTTCAGGATGACTTGGCCCGCCTGGTGGAGCGATTGAACATCCCCATTGCATCGACTCTGCTCGGGAAATCAATCATTCGTGAAGATCACCCGCTCTATGTCGGCGTGTATGGAGGACTGATCGGGCGGGAAGAAGTCCAGCAGTTCATCAATGATTCCGACTGCCTGTTGATCCTGGGGTCCATTCTGTCGGACGTGGAAGATCTGGATGCCACGTCACCCTTACTCTCGGAGGGACGGACCATTCACGCCACCGCAGACCGGGTCGCCATCAAACACCATCGGTATGAGTCGATCAAGTTTCAGGACTTTGTCCGAAGTCTCGTGCGATCGCCGCTCCCGTCCTTCTCTCATTCCCAACGTCCCCTCCCAACCCTGGCCGTGCCGGCACCATCGGCGCCCGACTTGGACGCACCAGTGACCCTCGAAGGACTGTTTCGCCATCTCGATACCGTGCTGACCGAAAAGACGGTCGTGATTGCCGACGTTGGTGAATCGCTCTTTGCGGCAGCCGACCTGCACGTACGCCATCGATTCGAGTTTCTGTCGCCCGCCTATTACACGTCGATGGGATTCGCCGTTCCCGCCGCCTTAGGAGCCTCGTTCGCCGACCCCGGCCTGCGATCCATCGTCCTGGTAGGAGACGGCGCCTTTCAGATGACCGGGACTGAATTGGCGAGCTGTGTGCGCTATGGACAAACCCCGATTGTCATACTGTTGAATAATCGCGGCTATTCGACTGAGCGAGAAATCTTGGAAGGCCCCTTTAACGACGTGCATGAGTGGCAATATGACAAAGTATGCGACCTGATCGGGGGCGGAAGGGGTTCGCGCGTAAGCACACAGCGAGAGTTCGAACAAAGCCTTGCCGCCGCCTTTGCAGACCATCATCAGCTGCACGTCCTCAATGTTCTCTTGAGCCCCAGCGATCGATCACCCGGCATGGTGCGCTTGGCACGGCGCTTGGGCAAGAAGCTTTCCACTGATAAACCATAG
- a CDS encoding glucosyl-3-phosphoglycerate synthase, whose translation MSDFYQNGVVTVLHRLGQSNIEQLEQELERYARTAPIALVLPSLYAELERPALKRIVEILSEVRYINEIVISLDQASALEFRLAKQFFSQLPQRVRVIWNDGSRIQALLNTLVSHEIDIGLQGKGRGCWTAYGYVLARGQSQVIALHDCDIVSYDRQYLARLCYPVANPNLAYEFCKGYYSRVTDRMHGRVTRLFITPLIRSLQLLVGSHPLLSFLDSFRYPLAGEFAMVRDLAWITRIPGDWGLEIGMLAEVYRNCALRRICQADIADAYDHKHQTLSTHNPDAGLLKMCVDITKSLFRNLASEGLVLSESTLKTLRATYLQAAQEAISRYENDAAINSLFFDRHEERRAVEVFLRGMTLATDSFLGDPLGVPMISNWSRVTHAVPDIFHRLMDAVEQDHAWDPAAETRQPVS comes from the coding sequence GTGTCTGACTTTTATCAAAATGGGGTCGTGACGGTTCTCCACCGTCTCGGCCAGTCCAATATCGAGCAGCTCGAGCAGGAGCTCGAACGGTACGCGAGGACGGCTCCGATCGCCTTGGTCCTCCCATCGCTCTATGCGGAATTGGAGAGACCGGCACTGAAGCGAATCGTCGAGATTCTCAGCGAGGTTCGATATATCAACGAAATCGTCATTTCTTTGGACCAAGCCTCCGCGTTGGAATTCAGACTGGCCAAGCAATTTTTTTCCCAGCTCCCTCAACGAGTCCGCGTCATTTGGAACGACGGCTCTCGAATTCAGGCACTGTTGAACACCCTCGTCTCGCATGAAATCGACATCGGGCTTCAGGGCAAAGGACGCGGATGTTGGACGGCCTATGGCTATGTGTTGGCCAGAGGCCAGAGCCAGGTCATCGCCCTTCATGACTGCGACATCGTGAGTTACGACCGCCAGTACCTCGCTCGTCTCTGTTACCCTGTCGCCAATCCGAACCTCGCCTACGAATTTTGTAAGGGATATTACAGCCGCGTGACGGACCGCATGCATGGACGTGTGACACGTCTCTTCATCACTCCGCTGATCCGCAGTCTGCAACTGCTGGTCGGGTCGCATCCCCTGCTCTCGTTTCTGGACAGTTTTCGGTACCCGCTTGCCGGTGAATTCGCGATGGTGCGGGATCTGGCCTGGATCACCCGTATTCCCGGCGACTGGGGGTTGGAGATCGGCATGCTGGCGGAGGTGTACCGCAATTGCGCCCTCAGGCGAATCTGCCAGGCGGATATCGCCGATGCGTATGACCACAAGCATCAAACACTGTCGACACACAATCCCGATGCAGGCTTGTTGAAAATGTGCGTCGACATCACGAAATCGCTGTTCCGCAACCTGGCGAGTGAAGGACTGGTCCTCTCGGAAAGCACCCTCAAGACATTGCGGGCCACGTATCTCCAGGCTGCGCAAGAAGCCATCAGTCGGTACGAAAACGACGCCGCGATCAACAGTTTGTTCTTTGACCGTCATGAAGAGCGGCGTGCCGTCGAAGTGTTTCTGCGCGGAATGACGTTGGCGACGGACAGTTTCCTCGGAGACCCGTTGGGCGTCCCCATGATTTCGAACTGGAGCCGCGTCACTCACGCCGTACCCGATATTTTTCATCGGCTCATGGACGCCGTGGAACAAGACCATGCCTGGGACCCCGCGGCGGAAACACGGCAACCGGTCTCATGA
- a CDS encoding Riboflavin synthase eubacterial/eukaryotic, producing MFTGIIEEMGAITVLRKTLAGTKLTILASTVMDDLKIGDSVSVDGICLTVVSRSERDFSVEVSPETLSVTTLGNFAVGLPVNLERAMRLNERIGGHLVAGHVDGVGVIRSRHQDSNAIVFTIGAPPEILRYCVAKGSITVDGISLTINDVSEKGFSVAIIPHTAKATTIGLKQVNDPVNLESDLIGKYVERLLQERGQLPKPTISIDKDYLQKRGLI from the coding sequence ATGTTCACGGGTATCATTGAAGAAATGGGTGCGATTACTGTCCTGAGAAAAACGCTTGCGGGAACCAAGCTTACGATTCTGGCCTCGACGGTGATGGACGATCTCAAGATCGGTGATAGTGTAAGTGTGGATGGAATTTGTCTCACGGTCGTCTCGAGAAGCGAGCGCGACTTTTCCGTGGAGGTTTCTCCAGAAACACTCTCGGTGACGACGCTCGGTAACTTCGCCGTGGGACTGCCGGTCAATCTAGAAAGGGCCATGAGGCTCAACGAACGCATCGGCGGGCATCTGGTGGCCGGGCATGTGGATGGGGTCGGTGTCATTCGCAGCCGGCATCAGGACAGCAATGCCATCGTGTTCACCATCGGCGCGCCTCCGGAGATTCTGCGCTATTGCGTCGCAAAGGGTTCAATTACCGTCGATGGGATCAGCTTGACGATCAATGACGTGAGCGAAAAGGGCTTTTCCGTCGCCATCATTCCGCACACGGCAAAGGCGACGACAATCGGCCTCAAACAGGTGAATGATCCCGTCAACCTTGAATCGGACCTCATCGGCAAATACGTTGAGCGCCTGCTCCAAGAGCGCGGCCAGCTTCCTAAACCCACCATCAGCATCGATAAAGACTACCTGCAGAAACGCGGGCTGATCTGA
- a CDS encoding hypothetical protein (putative outer membrane secretion protein - Rhodobacter capsulatus), producing the protein MNAGVHGVHVQVRILALSMALLALTACSARDSLLSLRPAILPTLTGLMLSTGTLKPSFAAHVTRYTTMTIDTPSITVTPTAGPGTTITVNGTPVVSGTASNAISLPSGHRAITVAVTSSTGTATYTITAHRLAHEAYIKASNTGAGDLFGFSVALDGDTLAVGAPGEGSNGRGINSDTQTDDSAPAAGAVYVFTRHGDTWQQQAYIKASNTDQGDGFGASLDLDGDTLAVGAFEEASNGRGINSATEADNSAFASGAVYVFTRHSGTWQQQAYIKASNAEANDLFGVSVALDGDTLAVGANGESSNGRGVNSGAEADNSAPGSGAVYVFTRHNGTWQQQTYIKASNAMAGDGFGSRLALDNHTLAVGATLLNVSGAIYLFTQSGGAWYEQTFVKAFNADPNDGFGISMALSGNTLASGATGESSNGRGIDSGAGVDNSAHNAGAVYVGCMVRVHSQHQPVTLHPGEERCGR; encoded by the coding sequence ATGAATGCAGGTGTCCATGGCGTCCATGTCCAGGTCCGTATTCTCGCCTTGAGTATGGCTCTTCTGGCCTTGACCGCGTGTTCGGCACGGGACAGCCTGCTATCGCTACGCCCAGCGATACTGCCGACCTTGACCGGGCTCATGCTGTCAACCGGAACATTGAAGCCGAGCTTTGCGGCGCACGTCACGCGCTATACCACTATGACCATCGACACACCGAGCATCACTGTCACCCCAACTGCCGGACCAGGCACGACGATCACTGTGAATGGCACGCCGGTCGTGAGCGGCACGGCGTCGAACGCCATTTCACTGCCATCAGGTCACCGGGCTATTACCGTGGCGGTCACGTCAAGTACCGGCACCGCTACGTATACCATCACCGCTCATCGCCTCGCCCATGAAGCCTATATCAAGGCTTCCAATACAGGGGCCGGTGATCTCTTTGGCTTCAGTGTAGCCTTGGACGGCGATACCCTCGCAGTCGGAGCGCCTGGAGAGGGCAGCAATGGGCGAGGCATCAATAGTGACACTCAAACTGACGACAGCGCACCCGCTGCAGGCGCGGTGTACGTCTTCACACGGCACGGCGACACCTGGCAGCAGCAGGCGTACATCAAAGCCTCCAATACAGATCAAGGTGATGGCTTTGGCGCAAGCCTAGATCTGGATGGCGACACGCTGGCGGTCGGAGCCTTTGAAGAGGCCAGCAACGGCCGAGGAATTAACAGCGCCACCGAAGCCGACAATAGTGCGTTCGCCAGCGGCGCGGTGTACGTCTTCACGCGTCACAGCGGCACGTGGCAGCAGCAGGCCTACATCAAAGCCTCCAATGCAGAAGCCAATGATCTCTTCGGCGTCAGTGTGGCCCTGGACGGTGACACGCTGGCGGTCGGGGCAAACGGAGAGTCCAGCAATGGACGAGGCGTCAACAGCGGCGCCGAAGCCGATAACAGTGCGCCCGGCAGTGGCGCGGTGTACGTCTTCACGCGGCACAACGGCACCTGGCAGCAGCAGACCTATATCAAGGCCTCCAATGCGATGGCTGGTGATGGCTTTGGTTCCAGACTAGCTCTGGACAACCATACCTTGGCTGTTGGAGCCACCCTACTGAACGTCAGTGGCGCGATCTATCTCTTCACTCAGAGCGGAGGCGCCTGGTACGAGCAGACCTTCGTCAAAGCCTTCAATGCGGACCCGAATGATGGTTTTGGCATTAGCATGGCCTTGAGCGGCAACACCCTTGCGTCCGGGGCAACTGGGGAGTCCAGCAACGGCCGAGGGATCGACAGCGGCGCCGGAGTCGATAACAGCGCACACAATGCCGGCGCGGTGTATGTCGGGTGCATGGTGCGCGTCCATTCGCAGCACCAGCCCGTCACCCTCCATCCTGGCGAGGAGCGGTGCGGGAGATAA
- a CDS encoding caspase family protein, translated as MNSARHCGKNLLRMSLCLLLLDAQVLGTFSVIPTAEAQLGKPDGLYYKSWAIIIGIENYVLAPPIPGAVSDAKKVAETFRRLGFDEVIEFYDKDASSRRLHQLLDDMLPRKVGRMDRLVIFYVGHAGSMQDAEGQDRGYLVPFDAQVNNATKSITVEHLKEFTRRSASKHTLLILDAPVFGWETTVPPQLSLEGRLAPESDTDRRAVQVISVAGKGEAAVRVEKSSRFVEALLDGLSGFADLDGNGWLMASELGTYLMRQVEAASNGMQHPLSLRIDGDGDTALIEGRKSAFTLGAGPQTPSERRQEARAQYERAFALLQEGKSVEEALERLDRAIGYDAAYGDAYVLKSYIRLEVMPNLDEALATGLLAVKYAPENPDSFYLLGLIHEKRGKFVEAEAALRQALLVNNTNPDVYFALGVLYADHLHDQPKAVEAFRRCLELGGTHARARAAVSQADRAPAP; from the coding sequence ATGAACAGTGCAAGGCATTGTGGGAAAAATCTGTTGCGAATGTCCTTATGCCTGCTTCTCTTGGACGCTCAAGTGCTCGGCACTTTCTCGGTTATCCCGACCGCTGAGGCCCAATTGGGAAAGCCGGACGGCCTGTACTACAAATCTTGGGCGATCATTATTGGGATCGAAAACTATGTCCTGGCTCCTCCCATCCCCGGGGCGGTTAGCGATGCCAAGAAGGTTGCCGAGACGTTTCGGCGGTTGGGGTTCGACGAGGTGATCGAGTTCTATGACAAGGACGCAAGCTCACGACGTCTCCATCAGCTTTTGGACGACATGTTGCCGAGAAAAGTTGGACGCATGGACCGGCTTGTCATCTTCTACGTGGGCCATGCCGGATCCATGCAGGATGCCGAGGGTCAAGATCGCGGATATCTTGTGCCGTTTGACGCACAGGTCAACAACGCAACGAAATCTATCACGGTTGAGCATTTAAAAGAATTTACAAGACGGTCGGCTTCCAAACATACACTCCTGATTCTGGATGCGCCGGTATTCGGATGGGAGACCACTGTGCCTCCGCAGCTTTCATTGGAAGGGCGGCTGGCCCCGGAGTCGGATACGGATCGGCGCGCGGTTCAAGTCATCAGTGTGGCTGGTAAAGGTGAGGCCGCCGTTCGCGTCGAGAAGAGCAGTCGTTTTGTTGAGGCCTTGCTGGACGGACTGTCTGGCTTTGCCGATCTGGATGGAAACGGCTGGCTCATGGCTTCCGAGTTGGGGACCTATCTCATGCGACAGGTCGAAGCGGCTTCCAATGGTATGCAGCATCCATTGAGTTTACGGATCGACGGCGATGGAGACACGGCGTTGATCGAAGGACGGAAGTCCGCCTTTACACTGGGTGCGGGTCCTCAGACTCCTTCTGAACGCCGACAGGAGGCGAGGGCTCAATACGAACGCGCCTTTGCGCTGCTCCAGGAAGGGAAATCCGTGGAAGAAGCGTTGGAGCGGTTGGATCGCGCCATCGGTTACGATGCCGCCTACGGTGATGCATACGTTCTCAAGAGTTATATTCGGCTGGAAGTTATGCCGAATCTCGATGAGGCCTTGGCGACCGGCCTTCTTGCTGTGAAATATGCGCCGGAGAATCCCGATTCATTTTATCTATTGGGATTGATTCACGAAAAACGCGGCAAGTTCGTGGAAGCTGAGGCCGCTCTCCGACAAGCCTTGCTTGTGAACAATACCAATCCGGATGTCTATTTCGCGTTGGGGGTTCTGTATGCCGATCATCTCCATGATCAACCGAAGGCGGTGGAGGCGTTTCGCCGGTGCTTGGAACTCGGCGGCACACATGCACGGGCTCGAGCAGCCGTCAGCCAAGCCGATCGCGCTCCAGCGCCTTAG
- a CDS encoding putative MFS-type transporter — MTTSRSFVLICTVGTFCFISYNMVRMPALSLFAESLGASPERIGLIVSVSTLTGVLLKLPSGALSDIYGRRFLLRIGVVAFGLPPFLYPFMTNLDALTALRFLHGFATAIFAPSALATVAELYRERRGAALGTYTACTQSGSLLGPFLGGYLVHAAGFSTAFVVAGIFGCIGMVLFYSLHLDVSVPHRKEQGTAVVLSEMWKGFAAVAKNKKVLITSMTDAAKMIANGALMAFLPLYGVSVGLNPGEVGILFTVQAFTSFFSKPVMGRISDRVGRQPLIILGLFICAATFVCIPQVSMFPVLLLLSAGFGFGEAVVSSSSSALVADSSEFKTLGAGMGMQGTIMDIGHASGPLLAGLLIARMSYGGAFMIIAGVQVAAAVIFWLAMKKK, encoded by the coding sequence ATGACGACCTCCCGCAGTTTCGTGCTGATCTGCACGGTCGGCACCTTTTGCTTCATCAGCTACAACATGGTGCGGATGCCCGCACTTTCATTATTCGCCGAATCGCTCGGCGCGAGCCCGGAACGCATCGGGTTGATCGTGTCCGTTTCAACCCTCACGGGCGTCTTGCTGAAACTGCCTTCCGGCGCCCTCTCCGATATCTATGGAAGGCGGTTCTTGCTGCGGATCGGCGTGGTGGCGTTCGGGCTGCCCCCGTTTCTCTATCCCTTCATGACGAACTTGGATGCGCTGACGGCGCTACGGTTTCTGCACGGCTTCGCGACCGCCATCTTCGCTCCGAGCGCTCTGGCCACAGTGGCGGAGCTCTATCGGGAACGGCGCGGTGCCGCGTTGGGGACCTATACGGCCTGTACGCAGTCCGGTTCACTCTTGGGCCCCTTTCTCGGGGGATATCTCGTCCATGCGGCAGGGTTCTCCACCGCGTTCGTCGTGGCGGGCATTTTCGGCTGCATCGGTATGGTGTTGTTCTACAGTCTCCATCTCGATGTCTCAGTGCCGCATAGGAAGGAACAGGGGACGGCTGTTGTATTGTCCGAAATGTGGAAGGGATTTGCCGCCGTCGCTAAAAATAAGAAGGTGCTGATTACCAGTATGACCGATGCTGCGAAGATGATCGCGAACGGAGCCTTGATGGCGTTTCTCCCACTGTATGGCGTCTCTGTCGGTCTGAACCCAGGAGAGGTAGGGATACTGTTCACTGTGCAGGCGTTCACATCCTTTTTTTCCAAGCCAGTCATGGGACGGATATCGGATCGAGTGGGTCGTCAGCCGCTGATTATTCTTGGCCTATTCATATGTGCCGCAACCTTTGTCTGTATCCCGCAGGTATCGATGTTTCCTGTCCTGCTCCTGTTGTCTGCCGGATTCGGGTTTGGCGAGGCGGTTGTCTCTTCTTCTTCCTCTGCGCTGGTTGCCGACAGTTCCGAGTTCAAGACGCTGGGAGCCGGTATGGGGATGCAGGGGACGATCATGGATATCGGGCACGCCAGCGGACCCTTGTTGGCCGGCCTGCTGATTGCGCGCATGAGTTATGGAGGCGCCTTCATGATCATTGCCGGTGTGCAGGTCGCCGCAGCGGTCATCTTCTGGCTGGCTATGAAGAAGAAATAG